The following coding sequences lie in one Amycolatopsis cihanbeyliensis genomic window:
- a CDS encoding ammonium transporter, which produces MEGNTAWLLTSAALVLLMTPGLAFFYGGMVRSKSVLNMLMMCFGAIGLVGVLWMLYGYSMAYGTDIAGLLGNPFDFVGLSGLMTPEGDPTAGSVDVAFQAMFAIITVALIAGAVADRMKFSSWLVFGGLWATLVYFPVAHWVWGDGGWIGEMGALDFAGGTAVHINAGAAALGLVLVLGKRVGWPREPMKPHNLPFVMLGAGLLWFGWFGFNAGSAYAADGIAGIAFVNTLTATCAAMLGWLLLERIRDGHATSLGAASGVVAGLVAITPACAFVDTWGALAIGAVAGFLCALAVGLKYRLGYDDSLDVVGVHLVGGLVGTVLLGFVATTSVNADGADALFYGGGAGVLGTQVISAVVVMIYSAVVAALLGLVIKVTMGARVSTEDETVGIDEAEHAETAYEFGGARGRGVTSGAGVSGAAKKLEETKS; this is translated from the coding sequence GTGGAAGGGAACACGGCCTGGTTGCTCACCAGCGCCGCCCTGGTGTTGCTGATGACCCCGGGACTGGCGTTCTTCTACGGCGGCATGGTGCGCTCCAAGAGCGTGCTGAACATGCTCATGATGTGTTTCGGCGCGATCGGGCTCGTCGGGGTGCTGTGGATGCTCTACGGGTACTCGATGGCCTACGGCACCGATATCGCCGGCCTGCTGGGCAACCCGTTCGACTTCGTCGGACTGAGCGGCCTGATGACCCCGGAGGGTGACCCGACCGCGGGCAGCGTGGACGTGGCCTTCCAGGCGATGTTCGCGATCATCACGGTGGCGCTGATCGCCGGTGCCGTCGCCGACCGGATGAAGTTCAGCTCCTGGCTCGTCTTCGGCGGCCTGTGGGCGACCCTGGTCTACTTCCCCGTCGCGCACTGGGTGTGGGGCGACGGTGGCTGGATCGGCGAGATGGGCGCGCTGGACTTCGCCGGTGGTACCGCGGTGCACATCAACGCCGGCGCGGCGGCACTCGGCCTCGTGCTGGTCCTCGGCAAGCGGGTCGGCTGGCCACGGGAACCGATGAAGCCACACAACCTGCCGTTCGTGATGCTCGGCGCCGGCCTGCTGTGGTTCGGCTGGTTCGGGTTCAACGCGGGTTCCGCCTACGCGGCCGACGGGATCGCCGGCATCGCCTTCGTGAACACCCTGACCGCCACCTGCGCGGCGATGCTCGGCTGGCTGCTGCTGGAGCGGATCAGGGACGGGCACGCCACCAGCCTCGGCGCCGCCTCCGGCGTGGTGGCGGGCCTGGTCGCGATCACCCCGGCCTGCGCCTTCGTGGACACCTGGGGTGCGCTGGCGATCGGCGCCGTCGCGGGCTTCCTGTGCGCGCTGGCCGTCGGGCTGAAGTACCGCCTCGGCTACGACGATTCGCTGGACGTGGTCGGCGTGCACCTCGTCGGCGGTCTCGTCGGCACCGTGCTGCTCGGTTTCGTCGCCACCACCAGCGTCAACGCCGACGGTGCCGACGCGCTGTTCTACGGCGGCGGCGCCGGGGTGCTCGGTACGCAGGTGATCAGCGCCGTGGTGGTGATGATCTACTCCGCGGTGGTCGCCGCTCTGCTCGGCCTGGTCATCAAGGTCACGATGGGTGCCAGGGTGTCCACCGAGGACGAGACGGTCGGCATCGACGAGGCGGAGCACGCCGAGACGGCCTACGAGTTCGGCGGTGCCCGCGGCCGCGGCGTCACGTCCGGCGCCGGCGTCTCCGGCGCCGCGAAGAAGCTGGAGGAGACCAAGTCATGA
- the ffh gene encoding signal recognition particle protein, translating into MFDTLSDRLTSVLQNLRGKGKLSDADIDATAREIRIALLEADVALPVVREFIAQIKQRAKGAEVSAALNPAQQVVKIVNEELVAILGGETRRLNLAKTPPTVIMLAGLQGSGKTTLAGKLATWLKKQGHTPLLVACDLQRPNAVTQLQVVGERAGVPTFAPEPGNGVGDPVDVARRAIDESRRAQHDVVVVDTAGRLGVDEELMRQAADIRDAVQPDETLFVVDAMIGQDAVTTAEAFRDGVGFTGVVLTKLDGDARGGAALSVRQVTGQPILFASNGEKLEDFDAFHPDRMAGRILGMGDMLTLIEQAEQAFDQEKAEQAAAKLGTGEMTLEDFLDQMLAVRKMGPIGNLLGMLPGAGQMKDQLAGVDDNHLDRLQAIIRGMTPAERADPKMINASRRQRIARGSGVAVREVNDLVNRFFEAKKMMQQMAGRFGFGGGPGGGKKNRKGKKGKKGKGRGPTQPKVRGGFPGGMPGLPQGGAQGGGMPDLSQLGGGLNDLPPGFDPSKINLPKNK; encoded by the coding sequence GTGTTCGACACCCTCTCCGATCGGCTCACGTCGGTCCTGCAGAACCTGCGCGGCAAGGGGAAGCTCTCCGACGCCGACATCGACGCGACCGCACGCGAGATCCGCATCGCACTGCTGGAAGCCGACGTCGCGCTGCCCGTGGTGCGCGAATTCATCGCACAGATCAAGCAGCGCGCCAAGGGGGCCGAGGTCTCCGCGGCGCTGAACCCGGCCCAGCAGGTCGTCAAGATCGTGAACGAGGAGCTCGTCGCGATTCTCGGCGGGGAGACCCGCAGGCTCAACCTGGCCAAGACCCCGCCGACGGTGATCATGCTCGCCGGTCTGCAGGGCTCCGGTAAGACCACGCTGGCTGGCAAGCTGGCGACGTGGCTGAAGAAGCAGGGCCACACCCCGCTGCTGGTCGCCTGTGACCTGCAGCGGCCGAACGCGGTGACCCAGCTCCAGGTGGTCGGCGAGCGCGCCGGGGTGCCGACCTTCGCGCCGGAACCGGGCAACGGGGTCGGCGATCCGGTGGACGTCGCGCGCAGGGCCATCGACGAGTCCCGCCGCGCCCAGCACGACGTGGTGGTCGTGGACACCGCGGGCCGCCTCGGTGTGGACGAGGAACTGATGCGGCAGGCCGCCGACATCCGGGACGCCGTGCAGCCGGACGAGACCCTGTTCGTGGTCGACGCGATGATCGGGCAGGACGCGGTGACCACGGCCGAGGCCTTCCGGGACGGCGTCGGGTTCACCGGTGTGGTGCTGACCAAGCTGGACGGCGACGCCCGTGGTGGTGCCGCGCTGTCCGTGCGCCAGGTCACCGGGCAGCCGATCCTGTTCGCCTCCAACGGGGAGAAGCTGGAGGACTTCGACGCCTTCCACCCCGACCGGATGGCAGGCCGGATCCTCGGCATGGGCGACATGCTCACCCTGATCGAGCAGGCTGAGCAGGCCTTCGACCAGGAGAAGGCGGAGCAGGCCGCGGCCAAGCTGGGCACCGGCGAGATGACCCTGGAGGACTTCCTCGACCAGATGCTCGCCGTGCGCAAGATGGGTCCGATCGGCAACCTGCTGGGCATGCTGCCCGGGGCCGGTCAGATGAAGGACCAGCTGGCCGGGGTGGACGACAACCACCTGGACCGGCTGCAGGCGATCATCCGCGGGATGACCCCCGCCGAGCGGGCCGACCCGAAGATGATCAACGCCTCCCGCCGGCAGCGGATCGCGCGTGGCTCGGGCGTGGCGGTGCGCGAGGTCAACGACCTGGTGAACCGGTTCTTCGAGGCCAAGAAGATGATGCAGCAGATGGCGGGCCGGTTCGGCTTCGGCGGCGGGCCCGGTGGCGGCAAGAAGAACCGCAAGGGCAAGAAAGGCAAGAAGGGCAAGGGGCGCGGCCCCACCCAGCCGAAGGTGCGTGGCGGCTTCCCCGGCGGGATGCCCGGGCTGCCGCAGGGCGGCGCGCAGGGTGGCGGGATGCCGGACCTGTCCCAGCTCGGCGGCGGACTGAACGACCTGCCGCCCGGATTCGACCCTTCCAAGATCAACCTGCCGAAGAACAAGTAG
- a CDS encoding P-II family nitrogen regulator: MKLITAIVKPFTLDDVRSALEQLGVLGMTVSEVQGYGRQKGHTEVYRGAEYAVDFVAKLRVEVVTDDTAVEKVIEAIVNAAHTGKIGDGKVWVTPVDTVIRVRTGERGTDAL; this comes from the coding sequence ATGAAGCTGATCACGGCGATCGTCAAGCCGTTCACCCTCGACGACGTGCGCTCGGCGCTGGAACAGCTCGGTGTGCTCGGCATGACGGTGAGCGAGGTGCAGGGTTACGGGCGGCAGAAGGGCCACACCGAGGTCTACCGCGGCGCCGAGTACGCCGTGGACTTCGTCGCCAAGCTGCGGGTCGAGGTGGTGACCGACGACACCGCGGTGGAGAAGGTCATCGAGGCGATCGTCAACGCGGCGCACACCGGCAAGATCGGCGACGGCAAGGTCTGGGTGACGCCGGTGGACACGGTGATCAGGGTGCGTACCGGCGAGCGCGGCACCGACGCGCTGTAG
- a CDS encoding [protein-PII] uridylyltransferase has protein sequence MAQGVGPRHGGGQDAVGLVEATGRLLDGKHRHGRPGAAALRAALVDLYEFWLSRAATAAGVDTAQPGVALVAVGGLGRRELVPCSDLDLVLLHNGNPGVGELADALWYPLWDAKVGLDHAVRTPAEALRVAAEDLRTALGLLDARHLAGDSELTARLVTAARDQWRRTARKRLPEWAVAARRRWERSGEIAQSAEPDLKHGRGGLRDLGLLDAVAAAQLADRPGAELRAARELLLDVRTELRRELRRDRDVLDAPDAARVAPALDFADRFALARELSGAARTVAYAVDVALRSAVEPPRSRFGRRPSRTPLDEGVVLHGNEVALARGAVPARDPVLLLRVAAASARSGRPIALGTLRTLADSAPELRTPWPPGARRALTALLGAGEGMVDAVEALDRTGLWSRLFPEWGAVRDLPPREPVHSWTVDRHLVRTCVAAATLTTTVPRPDLLLLGALLHDIGKGREVDHSELGAAIAAQVAARIGLSDVDAKLVTAMVRHHLLLPHTATRRDIGDPETVRRVVGTLEAAAGSESAALLALLHALTRADSLATGPGVWTEWKAGLLAELTARCGRLLRGHGFTPPEPVDEIQRELVATAVRSGTGQMLLSSEGNVATVVLAVPARAELLAPAAGVLALHSLEVHEAVLRTHDGGHVGVFTASPKFGSLPDLTLLRERFARAVAGGLGLAQQLAAKERDYRPAGPAGPACPRVLWFDEEASGASTVVLELRAPDRIGLLHRVAVALRACAAEVHWAKVATLGGAVVDSFAISPLDGGPDAAWRDRVEKAVLAAAG, from the coding sequence GTGGCGCAGGGGGTGGGCCCCCGGCACGGGGGCGGACAGGACGCCGTGGGGCTGGTCGAGGCGACCGGGCGACTGCTGGACGGCAAGCACCGGCACGGCAGGCCCGGAGCGGCCGCGCTGCGGGCGGCGCTGGTCGACCTGTACGAGTTCTGGCTGAGCAGGGCCGCGACGGCGGCCGGCGTGGACACCGCGCAACCCGGTGTCGCGCTGGTCGCCGTCGGCGGGCTCGGCAGGCGGGAGCTCGTCCCGTGCTCCGACCTCGACCTGGTGTTGCTGCACAACGGTAATCCCGGTGTCGGCGAGCTCGCCGACGCGCTCTGGTACCCGCTGTGGGATGCCAAGGTGGGGCTGGACCACGCCGTCCGGACCCCGGCCGAGGCGCTGCGGGTCGCCGCCGAGGACCTGCGTACCGCGCTCGGCCTGCTGGATGCCCGGCACCTCGCCGGCGATTCGGAGCTGACCGCGCGGCTGGTCACCGCGGCGAGGGACCAGTGGCGGCGCACCGCACGCAAACGCCTGCCGGAATGGGCGGTCGCGGCGCGGCGCCGATGGGAGCGCAGTGGCGAGATCGCCCAGTCGGCCGAGCCCGACCTCAAACACGGCAGGGGCGGCCTGCGCGACCTCGGTCTGCTGGACGCTGTCGCCGCGGCGCAGCTGGCCGACCGGCCCGGCGCGGAGCTGCGCGCCGCCAGGGAACTGTTGCTGGACGTGCGCACCGAGTTGCGCAGGGAACTGCGCAGGGACCGGGACGTGCTGGACGCCCCGGACGCAGCCAGGGTCGCCCCGGCACTGGACTTCGCCGACCGCTTCGCGCTGGCCCGCGAGCTGTCCGGGGCCGCGCGCACCGTGGCTTACGCGGTGGACGTCGCGTTGCGGTCCGCGGTGGAGCCACCGAGGTCCCGGTTCGGCAGGCGACCCAGCCGCACCCCGCTGGACGAGGGCGTGGTGCTGCACGGAAACGAGGTCGCGCTGGCCCGCGGGGCGGTGCCCGCCCGTGACCCGGTGCTGCTGCTGCGGGTCGCCGCGGCCTCGGCCCGCTCGGGACGGCCGATCGCCCTCGGCACCCTGCGCACGCTGGCGGACTCCGCGCCGGAACTGCGCACCCCCTGGCCACCGGGGGCGCGGCGGGCGCTGACCGCGCTGCTCGGCGCGGGGGAGGGGATGGTGGACGCCGTCGAGGCGCTGGACCGCACCGGCCTGTGGTCGCGGCTGTTCCCGGAATGGGGCGCCGTGCGCGACCTGCCGCCCCGGGAACCGGTGCACTCCTGGACCGTGGACCGGCACCTCGTGCGCACCTGCGTGGCGGCGGCGACGCTGACCACCACCGTGCCCCGGCCGGACCTGCTGCTGCTCGGCGCGCTGCTGCACGACATCGGCAAGGGACGCGAGGTCGACCACTCCGAGCTCGGCGCCGCCATCGCCGCGCAGGTCGCCGCCAGAATCGGTTTGTCCGATGTGGACGCGAAGCTGGTGACCGCGATGGTGCGGCACCACCTGCTGCTGCCGCACACCGCGACCAGGCGGGACATCGGCGATCCGGAGACCGTGCGCAGGGTGGTGGGCACCCTCGAGGCGGCCGCTGGGAGCGAGAGCGCCGCCCTGCTGGCACTGCTGCACGCGCTCACCAGGGCCGACTCCCTCGCCACCGGGCCGGGAGTGTGGACCGAGTGGAAGGCGGGCCTGCTCGCCGAACTGACCGCACGGTGCGGGCGACTGTTGCGAGGCCACGGATTCACCCCGCCCGAGCCGGTGGACGAGATCCAGCGCGAGCTGGTCGCCACCGCGGTCCGTTCCGGCACGGGGCAGATGCTGCTCAGCTCCGAGGGCAACGTGGCGACGGTGGTGCTTGCCGTGCCCGCGCGCGCCGAACTGCTCGCGCCCGCCGCCGGTGTCCTCGCGCTGCACTCACTCGAGGTGCACGAGGCGGTGCTGCGCACCCACGACGGCGGGCACGTCGGCGTGTTCACCGCCTCGCCCAAGTTCGGTTCCCTGCCCGATCTGACCCTGCTGCGCGAGCGGTTCGCCAGGGCGGTGGCCGGCGGGCTGGGTCTCGCCCAGCAGTTGGCGGCCAAGGAACGCGACTACCGCCCGGCTGGGCCGGCCGGCCCAGCCTGCCCCAGGGTCCTCTGGTTCGACGAGGAGGCCAGTGGCGCCAGCACCGTGGTGCTCGAGCTGCGTGCCCCGGACCGGATCGGCCTGCTGCACCGGGTGGCCGTCGCGCTACGGGCCTGCGCGGCGGAGGTGCACTGGGCCAAGGTCGCCACGCTCGGCGGGGCCGTGGTCGACTCTTTCGCCATCTCTCCCCTGGACGGCGGGCCGGACGCGGCCTGGCGGGACCGGGTGGAGAAGGCGGTGCTCGCCGCGGCGGGCTGA
- a CDS encoding Ku protein yields MRAVWKGTIGFGTYAIPVRAYAATEEHGTGLHQLHLADGGRIRNKRVCELDGAEVEAAEVGKGTTLPGGSVVRLTDEDFARLPLPTAQSIDVCAFVPVEQIDPVYYARSYFLEPEVTGTKPYVLFSEALQQSGKVAVVKVALRQRETLATLRVRDQVLILETMYWPDEVRTADFPFLHEDVDLRLPELREAVELIDGLAGDFEPGQYTDSYQEALDALIQAKVEGSELVQPTEPVQDEGVTELLAALQRSHEAVANAKAAAEKAARARSSSKRAAKKSRTVADSTR; encoded by the coding sequence ATGCGGGCTGTGTGGAAGGGCACGATCGGTTTCGGGACCTATGCGATCCCGGTCAGGGCATATGCCGCGACCGAGGAGCACGGCACGGGTCTGCACCAACTCCATCTCGCTGACGGAGGGCGGATCAGGAACAAGCGGGTATGCGAGCTGGACGGTGCCGAGGTGGAGGCCGCCGAGGTCGGCAAGGGCACCACGCTGCCGGGCGGCAGCGTGGTGCGGCTCACCGACGAGGACTTCGCCCGGCTACCGCTGCCGACCGCCCAGTCGATCGACGTCTGCGCCTTCGTACCGGTCGAGCAGATCGACCCGGTCTACTACGCGCGCAGCTACTTCCTCGAGCCGGAGGTGACCGGAACCAAGCCCTACGTGCTGTTCAGCGAGGCACTGCAGCAGTCGGGCAAGGTGGCCGTGGTGAAGGTCGCGCTGCGGCAACGGGAAACGCTGGCCACCCTGCGGGTGCGCGACCAGGTGCTCATACTCGAGACGATGTACTGGCCGGACGAGGTGCGCACCGCCGACTTCCCCTTCCTGCACGAGGATGTCGACCTGCGCCTGCCGGAACTGCGCGAGGCTGTCGAGCTGATCGACGGGCTGGCGGGCGACTTCGAGCCCGGCCAGTACACCGACTCCTACCAGGAGGCGCTGGACGCGCTGATCCAGGCCAAGGTCGAGGGCAGCGAGCTGGTGCAGCCGACCGAGCCCGTCCAGGACGAGGGCGTGACCGAGCTGCTGGCCGCGTTGCAGCGCAGCCACGAGGCGGTGGCGAACGCGAAGGCGGCCGCCGAGAAGGCCGCGCGGGCCAGGTCCTCGTCGAAGCGGGCCGCGAAGAAGTCCCGCACCGTCGCCGACTCCACCCGCTAG
- a CDS encoding amidohydrolase family protein — MVHLHGVVLPEGRQRDVWISEGRIGFERTEDAETLVRDGFLVPGLVDAHCHPGLGAGGAVSVAEAEEQARTDRDAGTLLIRDCGVPMDNRPLQQRADLPRIIRCGRHLSLPKRYIPGLGLDLEHPDQLPEAVAEQAADGDGWVKLVGDWIDRSVGDLAPLWPDEVLAEAVKVAHEAGARVTAHVFGEEALPGLVGAGIDCLEHGTGLGEDLIAELARRGVALVPTLVNVLENFPDIADQAGKYPSYAAHMRALHAGARDTVAAAHAAGVPIYAGSDAGGLVAHGRVVDEIEALHRAGLTAEQALGAASWAAREWLGHPSLTAGAPADLLVLDEDPRENLAALRRPKAVILRGRVVG; from the coding sequence GTGGTGCATCTGCACGGAGTGGTGCTGCCGGAGGGGCGGCAGCGGGATGTGTGGATCAGCGAGGGCCGGATCGGCTTCGAGCGCACCGAGGATGCCGAGACCCTGGTGCGGGACGGCTTCCTGGTGCCGGGCCTGGTCGACGCGCACTGCCATCCCGGCCTCGGCGCCGGGGGTGCGGTGTCCGTGGCCGAGGCCGAGGAGCAGGCCCGCACCGACCGGGACGCCGGAACCCTGCTCATCCGCGACTGCGGGGTGCCGATGGACAACCGGCCCCTGCAGCAGCGTGCGGACCTGCCGCGGATCATCCGCTGTGGCCGGCACCTCTCGCTGCCCAAGCGCTACATCCCCGGCCTCGGGCTCGACCTGGAGCATCCCGACCAGTTGCCCGAGGCGGTGGCCGAGCAGGCGGCCGACGGCGACGGCTGGGTGAAGCTCGTCGGGGACTGGATCGACCGCTCGGTGGGTGACCTCGCCCCGCTGTGGCCGGACGAGGTACTGGCCGAGGCGGTGAAGGTGGCGCACGAGGCCGGGGCGCGGGTGACCGCGCACGTGTTCGGTGAGGAGGCGCTGCCCGGCTTGGTCGGCGCCGGGATCGACTGCCTCGAGCACGGCACCGGCCTCGGCGAGGACCTGATCGCGGAGCTGGCGCGCCGGGGCGTCGCGCTGGTCCCGACCTTGGTCAACGTGCTGGAGAACTTCCCCGACATCGCCGACCAGGCGGGTAAGTACCCGAGCTACGCGGCGCATATGCGGGCGCTGCACGCCGGTGCGCGGGACACGGTGGCCGCGGCGCACGCGGCGGGGGTGCCGATCTACGCGGGCAGCGACGCGGGCGGCCTGGTCGCGCACGGCAGGGTGGTGGACGAGATCGAGGCCCTGCACCGTGCCGGGCTCACCGCCGAGCAGGCCCTCGGCGCCGCCTCCTGGGCCGCGCGCGAGTGGCTGGGCCACCCTTCCCTCACCGCGGGCGCACCGGCCGACCTCCTGGTTCTCGACGAGGATCCCCGGGAGAACCTCGCGGCCCTCCGCCGCCCCAAGGCGGTCATCCTCCGCGGCCGGGTCGTCGGTTGA